A part of Paraliobacillus zengyii genomic DNA contains:
- a CDS encoding hydroxymethylglutaryl-CoA synthase: MKIGIDKIGFYTPHMYVDIKELAIARNVEPEKFTIGIGQEKMAVPPITQDAVSLAANAALEILTEEDKKTIDYVIFATESGIDHSKAASIYIHELLDLNPNARSIEVKQACYGATAGIQIAKGHIALNPESKVLVLGSDIARYGLHTTGEVTQGAGAVAILVSKDPKIMTIESPSAYQTEQVMDFWRPIYSDTAYVQGKLSVDQYLNFFQRVWKEHKEKTGFELKDFNSIFFHLPYTKMGLKALRTVIDEGTEADKDRLLANFEISKRYNTIVGNIYTGALYLSLLSLLELNDTIEPGSRIGLFSYGSGAVGEFFSGILQPNYREALFSDQHAKLLADRKEISVSAYEEVFQDTLPVGIDNITLPIEKDPASICFSGIKDHMRQYVNKNK, encoded by the coding sequence TTGAAAATAGGAATTGATAAAATTGGTTTTTATACACCACATATGTATGTTGATATTAAGGAATTGGCTATTGCTCGAAATGTAGAACCAGAGAAATTCACTATTGGAATTGGACAAGAGAAAATGGCCGTTCCACCTATTACTCAGGACGCCGTTTCTTTAGCTGCTAATGCAGCCTTAGAAATATTAACGGAAGAAGATAAAAAAACAATTGATTATGTTATTTTTGCAACAGAATCAGGAATTGATCATTCGAAAGCAGCCTCTATTTATATTCATGAATTATTAGATTTAAACCCAAATGCTCGCTCAATCGAAGTGAAACAGGCTTGTTACGGGGCAACAGCAGGTATTCAAATTGCAAAAGGTCATATTGCATTAAATCCTGAAAGTAAAGTACTTGTTCTAGGATCTGATATAGCACGTTATGGCTTACATACAACTGGTGAAGTTACCCAGGGAGCGGGAGCAGTTGCCATATTGGTGAGTAAAGATCCAAAAATTATGACAATAGAGAGCCCGAGTGCTTACCAAACTGAACAGGTAATGGATTTCTGGCGTCCTATTTATTCAGATACTGCTTATGTTCAAGGTAAACTTTCTGTTGACCAATACTTAAACTTTTTCCAACGTGTTTGGAAAGAACACAAAGAAAAGACAGGGTTTGAATTAAAAGATTTTAACTCAATCTTTTTCCACTTACCATATACAAAAATGGGCTTAAAAGCACTAAGAACTGTTATTGATGAGGGGACAGAGGCGGATAAGGATCGTTTATTAGCTAATTTTGAAATTAGTAAGCGATATAATACTATTGTAGGTAATATTTATACAGGAGCCCTTTATCTAAGCTTACTATCCTTACTTGAATTAAATGATACCATTGAGCCAGGATCTAGAATAGGATTATTCAGCTATGGATCTGGTGCAGTGGGCGAATTCTTCTCAGGAATATTACAACCAAATTATCGCGAAGCCTTATTTTCAGATCAACATGCGAAATTATTAGCAGATAGAAAAGAAATTAGTGTTTCAGCTTATGAAGAGGTATTCCAAGATACATTACCAGTTGGTATTGATAACATTACTTTACCAATCGAGAAAGATCCAGCTTCGATCTGCTTCTCAGGCATAAAAGATCATATGCGCCAATATGTAAACAAAAACAAATAG
- a CDS encoding hydroxymethylglutaryl-CoA reductase, degradative → MKKHFLNKFYQKTHEERIKALISAEILTDEDAVDLKRKLELPDEIANHMIENQITTYELPLGLALNFLIDQKEYIVPMAVEEPSVIAAASSAAKIISQSGGFETTIQERTMIGQIALTNVSNMNQAEQNIFQHVDQIIEKANQAHPSIVKRGGGARSVVTRQIEADDQYDSPSFFVIHIHVQTLEAMGANIINTMVEAIKPYVENLTGGTAIMGILSNYATECLATATCHIPVTLLEKGAFSGEVVRDRIIEACQFATVDPYRAVTHNKGIMNGIDSVVLASGNDFRAIEAGVHAYAARSGQYRSLSTWSKAQNGDLVGSMTIPLPVGSVGGSINIHPTAQFTKQLLGNPTAKELESIIVSVGLAQNFSALKALVTEGIQKGHMGLHAKSLAISAGAKGEQIDIVTEELKQRKNMNLATAKDILNRLKN, encoded by the coding sequence ATGAAAAAGCACTTTTTAAATAAATTTTATCAGAAGACGCATGAAGAACGAATCAAAGCATTGATTTCAGCTGAGATTCTAACTGATGAAGATGCAGTAGACTTAAAGCGTAAATTAGAATTACCAGATGAAATTGCGAATCATATGATTGAAAACCAAATTACTACATACGAATTACCACTTGGGCTTGCACTTAACTTTTTAATTGATCAAAAGGAATACATTGTCCCGATGGCCGTTGAGGAACCATCCGTTATTGCTGCCGCTAGTTCTGCAGCAAAAATTATCAGCCAATCAGGTGGTTTTGAGACAACTATACAAGAACGAACTATGATAGGTCAGATTGCTTTAACGAACGTTTCTAATATGAATCAAGCTGAACAAAATATTTTTCAGCATGTAGATCAGATCATAGAAAAAGCAAATCAAGCCCATCCTTCTATTGTGAAGCGAGGCGGTGGTGCTCGTTCTGTTGTAACCAGACAGATTGAAGCAGATGATCAGTATGATTCGCCTTCTTTTTTTGTAATTCATATCCACGTTCAAACATTAGAAGCAATGGGAGCCAATATTATCAATACAATGGTTGAAGCTATTAAGCCATATGTAGAAAACTTGACAGGTGGAACTGCCATAATGGGCATACTCTCAAACTATGCGACAGAATGTTTAGCAACTGCAACTTGTCATATTCCAGTTACATTATTAGAAAAAGGTGCTTTTTCAGGTGAGGTAGTTCGTGATAGGATCATCGAAGCTTGTCAATTTGCTACTGTTGATCCATATAGAGCTGTCACACATAATAAAGGAATTATGAACGGTATTGACTCGGTAGTTCTTGCATCAGGAAATGATTTTCGAGCTATTGAAGCAGGCGTACATGCTTATGCAGCACGGAGTGGCCAGTATCGTTCCCTCTCTACATGGTCTAAAGCACAAAACGGTGATTTAGTTGGCTCAATGACAATTCCTTTACCAGTAGGTTCTGTTGGAGGTTCTATTAACATCCATCCTACAGCTCAATTCACGAAGCAACTTTTAGGAAATCCGACAGCAAAAGAATTGGAATCGATTATTGTTTCTGTTGGCTTAGCGCAAAATTTTTCTGCTCTTAAGGCACTTGTAACCGAAGGTATTCAAAAAGGACATATGGGACTTCATGCGAAATCGCTTGCTATTAGTGCGGGGGCTAAGGGTGAACAAATTGATATCGTTACAGAAGAATTGAAACAGAGAAAGAATATGAACTTGGCAACAGCTAAAGATATATTGAATCGACTAAAAAACTAA
- a CDS encoding DUF5412 family protein — MAFYLILLCIGLSLYSLYSNISNAWRIAPSNYVLLLVSIIAFIFGVIGFKDNRHWKSKTRSWLTLILSILFSLAIFYVILLSSLLSSMGVNEQIKTVSSPDENYTIDFYFYDAGASGSFGIRGELNGPLWFKKRIFLQSGTEEVTVKWESNKIVVINDQTLDLDKGDTFRY; from the coding sequence ATGGCATTTTATTTAATATTATTATGTATTGGTTTGTCTCTCTACTCACTATATTCTAATATCAGCAACGCTTGGAGAATTGCACCATCAAATTATGTACTTCTTTTAGTTAGTATCATTGCATTTATTTTTGGAGTTATAGGATTCAAAGATAACAGGCACTGGAAGAGTAAAACAAGAAGTTGGTTGACTCTAATTTTATCTATATTGTTTTCGTTAGCTATTTTCTATGTGATATTATTATCGTCACTTTTATCTTCAATGGGAGTAAATGAACAGATTAAAACAGTTAGTTCTCCCGATGAGAATTACACCATTGATTTTTATTTTTATGATGCAGGAGCATCAGGATCATTCGGAATAAGAGGCGAACTAAACGGACCATTATGGTTTAAAAAAAGAATTTTCCTTCAAAGCGGAACAGAAGAAGTAACTGTTAAATGGGAAAGCAATAAGATAGTGGTAATTAATGATCAGACGCTAGATTTAGATAAAGGAGATACTTTTCGTTATTAG
- a CDS encoding GNAT family N-acetyltransferase: protein MGYEIGSLELYTIQPKHFPSLRNNTDIDIQVVTGENLEVLLHLQYQFDLNFGSEFAKQKADLIKRQFEEEHIHQVLAFYKGAPAGCVDVIISNETTEIDNLTVVESFRNRGIGSRLQEFVMKTFPDKTVILVADGEDTPKEMYLKQNYKYRDFKYEAQKIYQD, encoded by the coding sequence ATGGGTTATGAAATAGGGTCTCTAGAACTATATACTATTCAACCGAAGCACTTTCCTTCTTTGAGAAACAACACAGATATAGATATTCAAGTAGTGACAGGTGAAAATTTAGAAGTTCTTCTTCATCTACAATATCAGTTTGACCTTAACTTTGGAAGTGAGTTTGCAAAACAAAAAGCTGATCTTATAAAACGTCAATTTGAAGAGGAACATATTCATCAAGTTTTAGCTTTTTATAAAGGAGCTCCAGCAGGTTGTGTAGATGTTATTATTTCTAATGAAACAACAGAAATCGATAATCTTACTGTTGTCGAATCGTTTCGGAATAGAGGAATAGGCAGCAGATTACAAGAATTTGTAATGAAGACATTCCCTGATAAGACTGTCATATTAGTGGCTGACGGTGAAGATACGCCTAAAGAAATGTACTTAAAACAAAACTATAAGTATCGTGATTTTAAATATGAAGCACAAAAAATATATCAAGATTAG
- a CDS encoding LURP-one-related/scramblase family protein yields MKKLYIKQKVFSLGGNFTVKDEFEQDKYVIKGSFLSIPKTFTIKDTSENEIGTITKKVFSLMPKFFVQVDGKDVVTIKKEFSFLKSRYQIEGQDISVRGDWWDKKFDIVSNGEIVGQVTEKWLSWGDTYEVNVNDESLEHIIISLVIAIDFVKQEESTVATNAGN; encoded by the coding sequence ATGAAAAAACTATATATTAAGCAAAAAGTTTTTAGTTTGGGTGGTAATTTCACTGTTAAGGACGAATTTGAACAAGATAAGTATGTGATAAAAGGAAGTTTCCTTTCCATTCCAAAAACTTTTACTATCAAAGATACCTCTGAAAATGAAATTGGTACAATAACAAAGAAGGTATTTAGTCTAATGCCGAAATTTTTCGTTCAGGTTGATGGAAAAGATGTTGTTACTATTAAAAAGGAATTTTCTTTTTTAAAATCACGCTATCAAATTGAAGGGCAAGATATTTCAGTACGTGGTGACTGGTGGGACAAAAAATTTGATATAGTGAGCAATGGCGAAATAGTAGGCCAAGTTACCGAAAAATGGTTATCATGGGGCGACACCTATGAGGTAAACGTTAACGACGAATCACTAGAACATATAATTATTTCATTAGTTATAGCGATTGACTTTGTCAAACAAGAAGAAAGCACCGTAGCAACAAATGCGGGTAATTAA
- a CDS encoding alpha/beta hydrolase, which translates to MLLALYNVDKQLHTIDETVPSLTPYLLKQQNPTPVIIVCPGGGYTHRAEHEGTPIAEWLNEIGIAAVVLHYRIAPHQHPTPLNDAKRAIRTVRHHASEWNIDPDRVGILGFSAGGHLAASASIHYDEGNPEADDAIEHQSSRPNLMVLCYPVISMGEFTHEGSKQALLGEQPNSSLVELMSLEDHVTTDTPPAFLWHTADDGAVPVENSLQFASALSRKKVPYALHVFESGRHGLGLANDLKDVSWWTSVCEMWLRKRGF; encoded by the coding sequence ATGCTGTTAGCACTATATAATGTAGATAAACAGTTACATACAATAGATGAAACGGTCCCTAGCTTGACACCATATTTATTAAAACAACAGAATCCAACACCAGTTATAATTGTATGCCCAGGTGGTGGGTATACACATCGTGCAGAACACGAGGGAACACCTATTGCAGAATGGCTCAATGAAATTGGAATAGCAGCAGTAGTATTACATTACAGAATAGCTCCTCATCAACACCCGACTCCGTTAAATGACGCTAAACGAGCTATTCGCACTGTTAGACATCATGCTAGCGAATGGAATATAGACCCAGATCGAGTCGGTATATTAGGTTTTTCTGCAGGCGGGCATTTGGCAGCTTCCGCTAGTATTCATTACGACGAGGGTAATCCTGAGGCGGATGATGCCATTGAACATCAAAGCAGTCGTCCTAATCTAATGGTACTATGTTATCCTGTTATTTCGATGGGTGAATTTACGCATGAAGGTAGTAAGCAGGCTTTACTTGGCGAACAGCCTAATTCTTCTTTAGTGGAACTTATGTCATTGGAAGACCATGTAACAACTGATACACCACCTGCTTTTTTATGGCATACAGCAGATGATGGCGCCGTTCCAGTAGAGAACAGTCTACAGTTTGCTAGTGCTTTAAGTAGAAAAAAAGTTCCTTATGCGTTGCATGTTTTTGAAAGTGGTCGACATGGACTTGGACTTG